A part of Nitrosopumilus sp. genomic DNA contains:
- a CDS encoding ABC transporter permease: MRRYIATRVVTMFGVLMITLLITIALVGSNMDTILTQGIVFQVRSEITENPAIAESFSTVEEFEEFIQSQIEQRIKILGLDEPWYSPQRIGVTMYKIMMLDFGNATFLTSDEGSSDVKDILFEKLPRTVLLFTSATVIISIIGIFLGAFSSSKVGSIIDRITSSFAIISSSFPVWWIGMLMIFLFAFTYQIFPARATPDIPSSDPAYIGSLLYHMALPLITIVMIGFGSWAYLVRNFMVGIMQEDFIIAKKTIGIKQKKIIYTHALKNAAPPIVTILALSLSGSLGGAIITEAVFDWPGMGRLYFEAITVMDLPVIIGATYLLTVFFLISIFVADLLYGYFDPRVRTGK, from the coding sequence ATGCGACGATATATTGCCACAAGAGTGGTAACAATGTTTGGGGTTTTGATGATTACACTATTAATCACAATAGCCTTAGTAGGTTCCAACATGGACACAATTCTTACACAAGGAATCGTTTTTCAGGTAAGATCAGAAATTACAGAGAATCCAGCCATTGCTGAAAGCTTTTCAACAGTAGAAGAATTTGAAGAATTCATTCAAAGTCAGATTGAGCAAAGAATTAAGATTTTAGGACTAGATGAACCATGGTATTCGCCTCAGAGAATAGGAGTGACAATGTACAAAATTATGATGTTAGATTTTGGAAATGCCACATTCCTAACTAGTGACGAAGGTTCCTCAGATGTTAAAGATATTCTTTTTGAAAAGCTCCCTAGAACGGTTTTATTGTTTACTAGTGCAACAGTCATCATATCAATCATAGGAATATTTCTAGGAGCATTTTCAAGCAGTAAAGTTGGCTCCATTATAGATAGAATCACTTCAAGTTTTGCAATTATTAGTTCAAGTTTCCCTGTTTGGTGGATAGGAATGCTAATGATATTTTTATTTGCTTTTACTTATCAAATTTTTCCCGCAAGAGCAACACCAGACATTCCATCATCAGATCCAGCATACATTGGTTCATTGCTATATCATATGGCATTACCATTAATTACAATTGTAATGATTGGATTTGGTTCATGGGCATACCTTGTAAGAAATTTCATGGTTGGGATTATGCAAGAAGATTTCATCATTGCAAAAAAAACAATTGGAATAAAACAAAAGAAAATTATTTACACACATGCATTGAAAAATGCAGCACCTCCAATTGTCACAATTTTAGCACTTAGTTTATCAGGTTCTTTAGGAGGAGCAATAATTACAGAAGCAGTTTTTGATTGGCCAGGAATGGGAAGATTGTACTTTGAAGCAATCACAGTGATGGATCTACCAGTAATTATCGGTGCAACATATTTGCTTACCGTATTCTTCTTGATTAGCATATTTGTGGCAGATTTGCTATATGGATACTTTGATCCTCGAGTGAGAACTGGAAAATGA
- a CDS encoding CxxC-x17-CxxC domain-containing protein, with translation MSFDREREMHTATCGDCGNECQVPFQPKEDRPVYCRECFQNHRPAPRQGGGRFGRSGGRFGRRDDRPREMHDAKCGDCGADTQVPFKPKEDRPVYCRECFQNHRN, from the coding sequence ATGTCCTTTGATAGAGAAAGAGAAATGCACACCGCAACATGCGGTGATTGTGGAAATGAATGTCAAGTACCATTCCAACCAAAAGAAGACAGACCTGTATATTGCAGAGAATGCTTCCAAAATCACAGACCTGCCCCAAGACAAGGTGGTGGAAGATTTGGACGATCTGGAGGTAGATTTGGTAGAAGAGATGATAGACCACGAGAAATGCATGACGCAAAATGTGGTGATTGTGGGGCAGATACCCAAGTACCATTCAAACCAAAAGAAGACAGACCTGTATATTGCAGAGAATGCTTCCAAAATCACAGAAATTAG
- a CDS encoding ArsC/Spx/MgsR family protein → MKVYYKSSCITCKKTISEIERMNADIEKRDFFKEPFSEAELKKIIKMSGKKPSKLLRKRDKMYKELNLENAKKTDSQIIKLMVKNPGLILRPIIITKNKAFVGKVDVKNIK, encoded by the coding sequence ATGAAAGTCTATTACAAATCTTCCTGCATTACCTGTAAAAAGACAATATCAGAGATTGAACGTATGAATGCAGATATTGAAAAGAGAGATTTTTTCAAAGAACCATTTTCAGAAGCAGAATTGAAAAAAATTATCAAAATGTCAGGCAAGAAACCATCAAAACTATTGCGAAAAAGAGACAAAATGTACAAAGAGTTGAATTTAGAAAATGCAAAGAAAACAGATTCTCAAATTATCAAACTGATGGTAAAAAATCCAGGATTAATCCTTCGCCCCATCATAATTACAAAGAACAAGGCATTTGTGGGCAAAGTAGATGTTAAGAATATAAAGTAA